AAAGCGTATTTATTAAAGAGATATAAAAATGGTTATTCTGAAATATTTTCACATAATTTTGCATTCCGATCCATTTCGGGGAATTAAACAGGTCATATTCCGTTAAACTAAAGTAAAGGGAGCCAAAAAAGGGGTAAACGGTAAAAACCAAAAATCCTATAATCCACGGAGAAGCAAATGCCAGCCCCAGCCACATATAATGACGTTCCTTCCTCGTCATTTTCCTTTTCTTTGCTGCCGTTATGCTCATGCGGATTGCTCCTTTCCATCAGGATGGCAGTATCCCGCAGGGAGAACCTATCGAACCTGCAAGATCCCTGATTTAACTACTTCTTGTCCGCCAGCGGCTGGATTTTTTCTTTGATTTGTTTTAAAGCTTCGTCCATACTGATTTTCCCTCTCAGGATAGCGTCATATTGTACCTTGATTTCATCCATATACTCATTCATGAACGGGACGATCGGGAAAGTGTGAAGGTTATCACTTTTGGCATAATTCAAAAATTCTTTAAATCCCGGCACATCGTTAAATGCGGGGTCTTCAAGTGCGCTTTTCCGTGTAGGAAGGTTTCCGAGGGCCGCGTCAAATTTGGACATATGGCTTTTCTCGGTCATCCATTTGAGGAAAGTCCAGGATTGTTCAGGGTGTTTTGCCCCCTTAGGAATATAGAAAACGGATGTGTTGATGTTGCCGACATTTTTAAGCTCCGGATGCTCATCATTATAAGGGATGGAAGTGATTCCGTAATTCAGGTTGGGCGCATACTGTTTGATAAAGTTCGGAAGCCATTCCCCGTCTATAGTCATAGCATATTTTCCCGAAAAGAACGGGTTCTGGGCTGATTGATATTTACCCAGACTAGAGGAGAAACGGTCCAGATTCTCACTGCCGTATTTATCCCACAGGTCCTTGGAAAGCTGGATGGCTGCCTTGAAACCCGGATCTTCCGGCGTTACTTCATTTTTATCCGGGTCATAAAATTTTCCGTTAAAAACATAAGCAAAAGTATACGGGTCCGTTCCGGGCCAGAGGCCAAGACGTTCCAGGCGCCCTTCCTCTTTTACTACGCTTAATTTCTCGGCATATTGTTTCATTTCTTTTACGGTTTTTGGAGGTCCGTCAAATCCCGCTTCTTTCAGCAAATCTTTGTTATAAAAAAGCATGGTAACATGCATCGCAATTGGAAGCGCATACGTTTTTCCATTGTATTGGGACGTGGATAATGCCGAAGGAATAAAATCATTCAAATCCACATTTTCCTTTTTGATATAGTCATCAAGCGGAAGCATTGCCCCCTTGACTCCCCATGAGGCCACGTTCTGACCGAATTGGGACGCAAGGTCCGGAGGATTTCCTCCTGTAATAGCCGTCAGCTGCTTTTGATAGTCACTTTGACTCAGCCCCTTCACCTGTATCTCTTTGTGTGTATCATTGAATTCTTTAATCAGTTTTTCCAAGGCATCCGCTTCCGGCCCTGTCCAGCCATACCAGAAATTCAAGGTTACTTTCTCCTCTTTGCTGCCCGAACAGCCTGTCAAGGCAAGAAATGAAAGTAACAAAAGCGATAGAACAATCAGGCTAACTTTTCTCCGCATACCGCTTTCCTCCCCCGCTGGGTTATGAATAAGTTTGAAATGGATTTTGTTATTAGGTTATTGCAGATGCCTGTACTAGATGAATGTTTTGGGAACATTTTTTTATTTGGCAATTAGCCGCTGATTTTCCCCATCCCTCCTTTTGTGCTTTTTTCCATTTCCTTCTTGTTCTATCAAACTATCCGGTTTTTCTTATTCATACATTAAAACTTTGAAAAAAAGAAAAGGGAAGTCTTAATGAAAACTTCCCACTCTTACAAATCTTTTTACTATATATCAGTTTCATTTCCTCTGCCCAGCAGTTCGTTCAATTCTTTCATGAACATACTGATATCCTTAAATTGGCGGTACACCGAAGCAAAACGGATATAAGCCACTTCGTCAACAGGGTATAATTGTTCCATAACAAGCTCGCCTATCTCCCGGCTGTCTACCTCCGGTTTGGCCATATTGCGCACCCGCATTTCTACTTCGGTTACGATCTGTTCCAGCTGGTCTACAGACACCGGACGCTTTTCACAGGCCCGGACTAATCCGCGCAATATTTTGTCACGATTAAACTCTTCACGGCTGCCGTCTTTCTTTACTACCATTAAAGGTGTTTCTTCTACCATTTCAAAAGTAGTAAACCTGCGCATGCATTTCTCGCATTCCCGGCGCCGTCTTATGGACTTATTATCGTTGGCGGCTCTTGAATCCAGGACTTTCGTACCCAGGTGGTCACAGAAAGGACACTTCATAGTTATCCTCACCCCTATCCTTTATTTAATTCGAATTTCCCATATGTTGCTTGTCATGTTCTTAATAAGATCGCACATAATACAGTTACCAACGACAAGGAGGTGAACAGACATGGGTACAGGACAATCTCGTAGCAGTAACGTATTAGTTGTTCCTCAAGCAAATGCTGCGTTGGACCAATTGAAATACGAAGTAGCTCAAGAGCTTGGTATCGTCATTCCTCAGGATGGATACTATGGCAACATGGCTACTCGTGACACTGGAGCGATTGGTGGTCACATCACTCGCCGCTTAGTTCAAATCGCCGAACAGCAACTTTCCGGTACACAAGGTAGCCGATAACAAAACCGTTGCTGACTAAGCTAAAGCAGGGGAAGAGAAGCCGTATGCTTCTTTCCCTTGCTTCTTTCCATTAATATCGGCATAGGAAAGCTCACTTTTATATACTTTTATATACTTTTTGATATTTTGTATAGTAATACAATACCTTTTGGACATAGTGGCGGGTTTCTCCAAAAGGAATATTGCTAATGCCGTCCTTTGTACCGTCCCATATTTGATTTTTCTTCCATTTGTTCACATTTCCCTGTCCTGCGTTATAAGCGGCGATAGCATACAGCATATTTCCATCGTACATTTCTTTTAAATAGCTCAGATACCAGGCTCCCATGCGAATATTGACATCTACTTTAGTAAAATCACTAAGAGGGATATTCGTTTGTTTATGAATCCATTCGGCTGTTTCCGGCATAATCTGCATGATTCCCATAGCTCCGACTTTAGATACGCTTTCCGGAGAAAAGTTCGTTTCAACACGAATAATAGCAGCAAGTACCAGAGGGTCCATATTATGCTCTGCCGCGCTTTGTTTTATTTCGTTCTGGTAGGAAATCGGGTAAATTCTTTTTCCGATAAATTCACTATTATAGAATAGTATAAACAAAAAAACGATCAGCAAAAGAGCAAAAACTCTCTTTTTTCGGAGAAATCTCATGTAAGCCCCTTCCTCTTCCAAAATTCGTCCAATTGACGTTCTGTTTCTAAGAGATCCCCTTGGTTTTCTATAAGTATATCAGCTCGTTTTTTCTTTTCTTCAATGGACATTTGAGCCCGAATCCGGCTAAGTGCCTGTTCCTCCGTAAGCTTGTCCCTCTCCATAAGACGTTCAAGCTGAACATTCTGTGGAACATAAACAACCATAACCTCTGCAAACATACCATCAAATCCGGATTCATATAGCAAAGGTACATCTGCCACTATCAGTTTGTCCGGGTATTCTTTTTCATAGCAGTTCATGCGTTCTTCCATAAGAAGCCTGATGGCGGGATGGAGGATACTTTCCAGCAGTTTTCTGGAGGCCTTATCCCTAAAAACTTTTTCTCCTAAAGCTTTTCGATTTAGAGAACCATCCGGGTGCAGGATGCCTTGTCCAAAATGTGACGTGACTTGCTCCAGTATAGGGCTTCCCGGTTCTACTACTTCCCGGGCGAGAAGATCCGCATCAATCAATAGTGCGCCGCGCCGGACAAGACTGGAGGCAACGGTCGTTTTTCCACAGGCGATACCGCCTGTTAAGCCTATATTCATATGGTTTCACTCCTCTTTAGAATCT
This Paenibacillus larvae subsp. larvae DNA region includes the following protein-coding sequences:
- a CDS encoding ABC transporter substrate-binding protein, whose product is MRRKVSLIVLSLLLLSFLALTGCSGSKEEKVTLNFWYGWTGPEADALEKLIKEFNDTHKEIQVKGLSQSDYQKQLTAITGGNPPDLASQFGQNVASWGVKGAMLPLDDYIKKENVDLNDFIPSALSTSQYNGKTYALPIAMHVTMLFYNKDLLKEAGFDGPPKTVKEMKQYAEKLSVVKEEGRLERLGLWPGTDPYTFAYVFNGKFYDPDKNEVTPEDPGFKAAIQLSKDLWDKYGSENLDRFSSSLGKYQSAQNPFFSGKYAMTIDGEWLPNFIKQYAPNLNYGITSIPYNDEHPELKNVGNINTSVFYIPKGAKHPEQSWTFLKWMTEKSHMSKFDAALGNLPTRKSALEDPAFNDVPGFKEFLNYAKSDNLHTFPIVPFMNEYMDEIKVQYDAILRGKISMDEALKQIKEKIQPLADKK
- the nrdR gene encoding transcriptional regulator NrdR, translating into MKCPFCDHLGTKVLDSRAANDNKSIRRRRECEKCMRRFTTFEMVEETPLMVVKKDGSREEFNRDKILRGLVRACEKRPVSVDQLEQIVTEVEMRVRNMAKPEVDSREIGELVMEQLYPVDEVAYIRFASVYRQFKDISMFMKELNELLGRGNETDI
- a CDS encoding alpha/beta-type small acid-soluble spore protein, coding for MGTGQSRSSNVLVVPQANAALDQLKYEVAQELGIVIPQDGYYGNMATRDTGAIGGHITRRLVQIAEQQLSGTQGSR
- a CDS encoding lytic transglycosylase domain-containing protein, with translation MRFLRKKRVFALLLIVFLFILFYNSEFIGKRIYPISYQNEIKQSAAEHNMDPLVLAAIIRVETNFSPESVSKVGAMGIMQIMPETAEWIHKQTNIPLSDFTKVDVNIRMGAWYLSYLKEMYDGNMLYAIAAYNAGQGNVNKWKKNQIWDGTKDGISNIPFGETRHYVQKVLYYYTKYQKVYKSI
- the coaE gene encoding dephospho-CoA kinase (Dephospho-CoA kinase (CoaE) performs the final step in coenzyme A biosynthesis.), translating into MNIGLTGGIACGKTTVASSLVRRGALLIDADLLAREVVEPGSPILEQVTSHFGQGILHPDGSLNRKALGEKVFRDKASRKLLESILHPAIRLLMEERMNCYEKEYPDKLIVADVPLLYESGFDGMFAEVMVVYVPQNVQLERLMERDKLTEEQALSRIRAQMSIEEKKKRADILIENQGDLLETERQLDEFWKRKGLT